AAAACCAGCACACATTTTCTTAACAAAGGCTTACACACTATACATCCACCCTTGGAAAGAGGCAGGTGCATTTGTTAATCCAAAGGGCATCACTAAAAATTCAAAATGTCCTGCATGGGTTTTAAAAGCTGTTTTGTATACATCTTGATCACCGACCCTCAACTGATGGTATCCAGCTCTCATATCCAACTTACTAAAGATAGTTTCCCCGGCTAGCTCATCAATAAGTTCATCTATAACAGGGATAGGGAATTTGTTCTTCACAGTTCTATTATTAAGCTCCTTATAGTCCACACACAACCTCCAAATACCATCCTTCTTTCCCACAAGAACAACTGGTGAAGAAAATGGGCTTGCACTTTTCTGAATGATTCCCCTTTCTAGCATCTCTTGTACCAATTGTTCAATGATATCTCTCTGCTTCAAAGGGTATCTATATGGTCTGATATACAGGTCTTGAGTTTGTCTCTAGTGGTATTGTATGGTCAAATACCCCCCTGTGAGGTGGAAGTTGTTCTGGATCTGCAAAAATATCTTTGTAAGTTTTCTGCAAGGCAACTAACTCAGTTGGTAAAGGTTTGTTGTTTGATTCCTCCACTTCCAGTTTCATAAAAGTGATATCTCTTACTTGCAACAAACACAATTGCACTGCACTGTCAAACAATTTAGCAAAGGGAGTTCCTACCACTAACTTGACCTTTTGAGGGAGTACACCCTTCAACTCAAATTGTTCACCAGATTGAATGAATTCCTTCTTTAGCTCCTTGAAATCCCAACTAATTGGCCCTAATGTAGCTAGCCACTGGACTCCAAGTACCATGTCACACCCTCCCAAAGCAATCAACATTTCATCTGCTTTGAAGGTTTTCCCTTGCATTTCCCATGTAAATTCTTTACACACATGTTGACAGTTCAAGTGATTCCCATCTGCCACTGCAACATGCTGAATTGGAATTGTCTCTATTTTACATCCCATCTTCTTGGCTAAATCCAAATCTAGAAAATTATGAGTACTTCCATAATCCACCCAAATATGGAATAGTTTAGAGCCAATTAGCCCCTTTACCCTTATTGTCTGAAATGTTTGGTTACCAGAGAGAACATTGAGAGAAAGCACATGCTCAGTTAACCCCTCATCTTCTGAATCATTAGTTTCTTCATCACTGTTAGTGCCCAACTTATCATCACTGCTAGAAATTTCCACTGTGAATAATTGTGGTTCCTTGAATTGACATTTGTGGTTTCTGTCATAGTGTTGGTCACAATAGTAGCACAACCCTTTTGCTATTTTCTCAGCTCTAACATCAGCTGGAATATGTCTGAAGTTTCTTGCAAATTTGGGTTGAAACTTAGTAACAGGTAACTGAGGTTTAGTAGTTGGGGTAGGAAGGAGGGCTGGTCTGTTAACACTCACAGGAACAGCTTGTATGGCTTTGTTAATTTGAGAATAGGTTGTTGGTTTACTTGTGTTTGAATAAAATGTGGGGTTAACAGGCTGATGTGAACAAGCCATGTTTTGTTCTTCTTGCAGTCTTGCAAATTCAACAGCCTCAGCAATAGAATTTGGCTTGAAAGCTTTCACAAATGGTTTAACAACTGGATCTAAACCCCCAATGAAGCTATCCAAAATGTATTCCCCATGTAGAGAATGGTGTGTGTTCAACACATCAGACCTCAGATCCTCAAATTCATCAAGATAAGATTCAATGGAATCAGATTGTTTGAGTTTATTAAACTGTTCAACAGTGTTACTGCCTCTAGTATCCCTGAATCTAGCCattaaatccaaacaaaattcCCCCCAGTCTACATTTCTTCTTGATGTTAAGTAACTTGTTACCCATTTTTCTGCCTTTTCTACCATATTCAATGATGCTAAATCCACTTTTTGTTCATCAGGTATATGACACAAATTGAAATATCTGCTACATTGTTTAATCCAAATTCGAGTATTGGTACCATCAAACTTGGGAAATGAAAGTTTAGGAGTATACCCCAATGTTTTGGCATGTTGACCATGGGAACCACCTGCTTGTCTGCTATGGCCATTTTCAGATGTACTATCCTTCAACTGGTTTATCTGGTTTCTCATATCTAACAGCAACTCCATGATTCCATCCATTTTCTTGGACTGGTCTTGGATTTGAGTTGACTGATCATCTACTCGTTGTGCTTGTGCAATCAATCTGTCCTCCAACTGCTTAAGGTGATCATCCATGGATTTCCTGGTTGTTGGCGCCAGGTTGAAAGAACTCTCAACAATTTCTCCAAGATTACAGGTTCTACAAACCCAAAACTGTTTCGATTGATTTCTCAACTCAATTCAATTCTACAATCAAAAATTGCAATTCCAGGATCGCAAAGAAGAATTCCAATCACAAACTGATTTCAATCAATTGAGCTCAGGTTTGCTCAACCACTGATGCAGGAAGGGTATCCCTTCACTACCAACTGACCTTCAAGAATGAAGATCAAACTCCAAAACAGGAAGAATAGAAGAAGGGAAGAAGATTTCAGAATAGAATTCAGAAGAGAAGAATAAGAGAAGTAGAAATTATGAAAGAGGGAGAGATAGAGATTAGAGAGTAAGAAGAGGATTGTTGTATTATGTAATTCGATGATTAATTCAAAGGTCAATTGCCTTATTTATACAATGCTCAATTATTCAGCAAAAACAACTAACTGCCAAGTCAACATGAGTAGTTATAACAAACTGTAACAAACTCAGATTTTGGCGCCAACAAGTCAACTTTAATAAGTTTGACTTTAAACTTCCTTATCAAGtgtttaggagagagagagcGCGGAGAGTTTGGAAGAGAGAGAGCGCGCGCGCTTGAAGAAGGGAAGCGAGATATGAAAATGaaggagaattttttttttaatagttgcACGTGTGTTCACGCGCGCATGGACAAGGTCGGCCGTCTGACAGGCGCGTGGCTATCAGGCGGTTTGACCGAAAAGCTTTTGATTATAATCGATAATGTAAAAGAATTAAAACAAGACAAGTAGAAACTAGAGTTTGTATCATGATACAACTCTACAACATTGTCTAACAAAATAAAAGACAATAACCTAAAACAAAATTGTGATCATATTTAATATGGAGTAAAATGATAAATTAAATCATTCTTTTTTCATGTATTCTAACACGTTtttttgaacattaatatctataattacatataataaaaattgtaaaaagttgatatttgaaaTTTTGGCTTTGGTTCGAATTCAACAAGATTTCGATTGACTATGAAATTTCTTACATAATGGTGAGAGAAAAATTGTCAAAGTTGATTGGTAAATAGTGTCCAAATGACAAAAGATGCAAGTATTATATcctataaaaaagaaaaacaaatgtAAACTTACAAATGTAACAAGTAAAATTCTTAtggtcaaaaaaaaaaagagtgaaATTCTTAACAACGtgcaaaaaaacaaaacaacttTGAGTTctggttcgggtttacaaatgcttgttcacgACCCGGGTACGTATCGACCCAACAGGTTAAGAGatttcaaaaataataattattatattttcattaatttgtgTAATACAAATTAATAACTTTtcatacacaagtttatatttagtcaaattcaatcataaaatggcgtatTATTCAAATCAAAATCGTATTATActcaacaataataacaacgtGTTTACtctgcttaattttttttttataatctcATGTATTACTAAAAGTACAATgatttcaatcggtcgggttaAAATGGATTTGGTCGAGTTTTGACCCATTACAGTTCGGGTTCGGATgaatcgggttacgggttacAAAATCTTTTTTAATGCTCAGTATTTTCGGGTTGGTTTCAGGTCGAGTTTCAGGTCGGGTTGATTTTTGACGGGTAAGGTACAGCTAGAAGTTAACTCAAACTTGAGCGCGAATGGAGACATTCTTCCAACAAACTCACGTCTTCGCCACTCCAAacaaaggaagaagaagaggggcAAGAAGGAGAAAAGCACATAGAAACGCAGCACTGAACCCAAACCTCTGAAAAAACTTACCCATACCCGtacccttcttcttcttcttcttcttcttcttcttcttcttcttcttcttcttcttcttcttcttcttcttcttcttcttcttcttcttcttcttcttcttcttcttcttcttcttcctgctTTCATCTCTTTCCCACATTACATCCCCAAACGACATACCAAGTCCAGGTTCTCCCATCTTCACTTCACTCCCAACCAAAATGGAATTATTCACCCCTTGAACGTTGTTGCTTATGTATATATTTATACAGCAACGTTCAGGCTGCTCCTTCGGGTTGCTCTGATGTACGTTCATCACTGCACCGACATTGCTTCCTTCCACATTGACGCGATCAAAGCTGACATGCTCACCCTCTTTTCGACTCAATAGACTCTTAAGCAGTCTTAATATGTCTTCACTTAATTCACCCTCTTCTTCCTTGGAATGCTTGAAGCTCTTCATACTGTGTTTTTCTTTACTTGTTTTGTTTGACATTTTTTTCTACAAAATGGGAAATCTAGCTTCCCCTTAATATAAATGTAAGGTACCAGTGTTCACTTGTCTGCTACAAGAAGGAAGCCAATATTCCCTAAGAATGACTTCAACAACACTCAATACATAGCTTCTCCTCCTAAAGTTGAAGGCTACTCTACCTAGTACtatactacggagtactccgtactaaTATACTACTCGGTACTATTATTTGATTAATAAAACTctgtaaaataaaattaaaatacaattaagatcaataggaataggaataggaataggaataggaataggAAGAGGAAGGATAACTGGCTTTAAATGATACCATCACTAATGGGTGCTAAATACTAGAGCCTTAATTATTTGTTGTAGAagtactactccgtatatttgtGCTAAATGATGTCATGGTGAccggaatatgaaaaataaaaataaaaattaacatTCCGACTAGGACAAAGTACCCCTTCTTCCTTACTCTTTCCTTTATTGTTGCTAACCGGTAACCATAAACGTATGCTTAGTTAGAAACAATACAGGTAAAGGAAGGCGAGGAAAGAGAATGGGGAAATCGAGAGGAAAGGAAGGAGcttgtattttcttttcaaatcTCTGACATTGGAAACAAGGACAATGTAAAGCAAAGAACATAGGGCACAGGAATTTCtcaaataaataacaaaacTGTTCACCCGGCATATACTGAGCCTCAGCTATTTGAACAAGCAAAGGCTTAAAAAATTACAGCATATGAGAACATTTCTCAAGATTATACAACCCTGAATGACAGAATAATCTCCATGTTTATTAATTCTTCTTGTTTTTTTGAAAGCAGGCATTTCAATCTTGATACAACCTACGGTGGTGACCCGCTAAAGATAGTCAGCACTCAAATTTTGTACTGTCCTGCCTATCACCATAATTGATAGAAGATCACATGAGAAGAAATCTTGACAAAGTAATGCCTGTTGTACTCATATTCAGCATACATGAAAATGTGAATGCATCACATACCTATTAAAAAGATCCCAGCAGGAGTTGACCCGGAATATCATCGCCAAGGGTCAGCTGAAATCTTTTCACTGATTGTAGACCCAAATTGTGGTCCGCCCTTCCGGTAACATGACAAAAACTCAACAGGATATCCTTTGAGCTTGTGTGGGACAATATCGAGATCCGCGAATGTTAATGCTGTAAGATCATTCAGATCAAAATTTTAACAGTGCCGGTCACTAAAAATAACAGGAAATCACTAGGGACTATATACTAAACTGAATATACTAACCCTTATCCGATACAACTGTATCTCCATAGAGGGCATGGATCTGGTCCAGATTGAATATTGATGGAGACGGTAAGGGAAACGGAACTTTGTTGATCAAGATATCTCGAGGAGTGGAAATGGCCTGAATTACAAAATTTAGTCATTACCTTTCAAGACACAAGCAAACATCAAAAACCTTGCACTTTTCCCATGGAATTTTGTCAGGCTAGATACTACTATACTAGATATCTTTCAGTTCTATACTCAAGAAGAAACAACCATCTCATACAACCGACTGAACCGAGAACAACTGTGAAGAATCAATTAGGACATGCTAATGCCAAGGACACTCCTCTGAGTCTCATAGAAAGCACACTCAACATTCAAAAGGAACTCCTAATCCGGTATATCTACAATATGTAGCAAACTAGCAATGATGTATTCTCCTCCTAAGAACTACCATGTAGATATTTTCTATTACTCAGTACTTAGAATGGGCCAAGATTCTAATTACTGCGAGTTACTGATCTAAAAGTAGCATAACAATGGCAAACCTGCACAGCCAACAAGGAAGTAACATGCCATAGAGCATTTGTTTACCTTTGCAATGGGAACCGGAATTTTCACATACCGAGGATATTCACGAATCGTTTCAAACATAAGTTCCGCCTGTAAGAAACAAATACTTCAGTTAGAATCCAACCAGTTGAATGTACAAAACACTACTAAGCTTAATAGTTCAGTGTATTACCAACTCCTGCACTGTATATACATCTGGCCCTCCAAGTTCATATGTTTTTCCCAAGCTAGAGCCATCATCTTTCAAAGCAGCAACAATTGCACCAGCAACATCAATCACATAAACAGGTTGTATCCTGGAGAGCAATGTAGGGAAAAGCGTTTACAAGAAATAAATAAAGATTACAACAAGTgccatgtgtgtgtgtgtgggagGGGGGAGGGCAATATGGCAAAGTTGCAGAATTCCAGACATACTCTTTTGATCCATCCCCAATTAGGGGAAGGAAGCTATACTTCTTCACAAACTGCGCCCAGGTATTTAGAATCCGATCTTCTGTACCGATCATAGTAGCAGGCCTCATTATAGTTGCCTGCAGGTTCAAACGATTATAAGATTTCACTGTCAAATTTTGAAAGCATGTTGTTAATCTTGTTATTTTGCAGAATGTGAGATGCTTCCTATAGATAGTTTACAACTGAAAGAAAACTTAGCAAAGTTTTCAATTTACTACAAAATCCACACCATGAGCCCGTGACACGAAGTAAGAGTCAATCCAAGGCATGATTGATGTAGAACTAGGCCTCATTGAAGTAAGTTTTTGGAATGGAAAGGTACACAAAGTATATTGGTTTCTTCAGGTAATACAAGGTCACCAGCATGAAAAGGGAAATACAAGGCATGATTGATGTGAAACTTAAAGAGTTTGTATATTCAATCCGTGCAAGAGTCAATCCAGACAAAACACCTCCATAGCCCAGGAAATACAAAGCATGATTGATGTAAAACCTAAAGAGTTTCTTATTGGGATCATTTTGATTTTGCATATTCAATCCGTGCAAGAGTTAATCCAGACAAAAGACCTCCATAACACCTTCATAACCCAGGACCGGGGATGG
This Spinacia oleracea cultivar Varoflay chromosome 6, BTI_SOV_V1, whole genome shotgun sequence DNA region includes the following protein-coding sequences:
- the LOC130463598 gene encoding uncharacterized protein, with the protein product MDDHLKQLEDRLIAQAQRVDDQSTQIQDQSKKMDGIMELLLDMRNQINQLKDSTSENGHSRQAGGSHGQHAKTLGYTPKLSFPKFDGTNTRIWIKQCSRYFNLCHIPDEQKVDLASLNMVEKAEKWVTSYLTSRRNVDWGEFCLDLMARFRDTRGSNTVEQFNKLKQSDSIESYLDEFEDLRSDVLNTHHSLHGEYILDSFIGGLDPVVKPFVKAFKPNSIAEAVEFARLQEEQNMACSHQPVNPTFYSNTSKPTTYSQINKAIQAVPVSVNRPALLPTPTTKPQLPVTKFQPKFARNFRHIPADVRAEKIAKGLCYYCDQHYDRNHKCQFKEPQLFTVEISSSDDKLGTNSDEETNDSEDEGLTEHVLSLNVLSGNQTFQTIRVKGLIGSKLFHIWVDYGSTHNFLDLDLAKKMGCKIETIPIQHVAVADGNHLNCQHVCKEFTWEMQGKTFKADEMLIALGGCDMVLGVQWLATLGPISWDFKELKKEFIQSGEQFELKGVLPQKVKLVVGTPFAKLFDSAVQLCLLQVRDITFMKLEVEESNNKPLPTELVALQKTYKDIFADPEQLPPHRGVFDHTIPLETNSRPVYQTI